From a single Maritimibacter sp. DP1N21-5 genomic region:
- a CDS encoding response regulator gives MSLRDQIKVLVVDDMSTSRGLITQALDAIGIRQIDTATNGRDALESIRKRSPHLVISDMNMPEINGLQLLHAIRTDPRTTNTGFLLITSKVDKSIIETGKKLRMNNFLPKPFQPGDLTKAIEAIFGRL, from the coding sequence ATGTCGTTGAGAGACCAAATCAAAGTTCTTGTCGTCGACGACATGTCGACGAGCCGCGGCCTTATCACACAGGCGCTCGATGCCATCGGGATCAGGCAGATCGATACGGCGACGAACGGTCGTGACGCCTTGGAGTCCATCCGCAAGCGGTCCCCTCATCTGGTGATTTCGGACATGAACATGCCGGAAATCAACGGCTTGCAGCTGCTCCATGCCATCAGGACCGACCCCCGCACCACGAATACCGGCTTCTTGTTGATCACGTCCAAGGTCGACAAGTCGATCATCGAGACCGGCAAGAAACTCAGGATGAACAATTTCCTGCCCAAGCCGTTCCAGCCCGGCGATCTGACCAAGGCCATCGAGGCGATCTTCGGGAGGCTTTGA